CCACCGCGATAAAAAAGGCGATAAAGGAGGGGGAGAAGCCATCCCTCATCAGGATAAGAACACACATAGGGTTCGGCAGCCCCAACAAGGTCGACTCCGAGTCCGCCCACGGGTCGCCCCTGGGGGAGGAGGAGGCGGTAAAGACCAAGGAGAACCTCGGGTGGCCGACAGAGCCCCAATTTTATGTGCCGGACGGGGTAAAGGAGTTTTTCGAGGGGGTCGGAAAGAGGGGAGAGCTCCTCAACGACAAATGGAGCGCCCTCATGAACGAGTACTCGAGGCGCTATCCCGATGAGGGGAGGGAGCTGAGCGACATCTTCGATGGTAAGCTGCCGAAGGGGTGGGAAAAAGCGCTCGAAATCGAGTTTGAGGCGGACAAGAAGATCGCCACGAGGGCGGCTTCGGGAAGGGCCATAAACGCCCTCTCCGGGGTTTTGCCGAACATGATGGGGGGCTCGGCGGACCTCGCCCCCTCCAACAACACCTATATGAAGGAGTTCCCTGAGTTTCAGAAGGGATCTTACGGCGGGAGAAACATCCGCTTCGGGGTTCGGGAGCACGCAATGGCGTCGGCCCTGAACGGGATGGCCCTCTGCGGAATGGTGCCCTACGGCGGGACATTTCTTATATTTGCGGACTACATGCGCCCGGCGATAAGGCTAGCCTCGCTTATGGGGCTCGGCGTGATATACGTCTTCACCCACGACAGCATAGGTGTCGGTGAGGACGGGCCGACCCACCAGCCTATAGAGCATCTGGCTAGCCTGAGAATAATCCCGAACCTCACGGTCATCAGGCCCGCCGACGCTGTAGAGACCGCCGAGGCATGGAGGTTGGCGATCGAAAACAGGGGCGGCCCCACGGCCCTCATCTTAACAAGGCAGGGGCTCCCGATCCTCGACAGGAAGAGATTCCCGAAGGCGGCCGAGATCAGGAAGGGGGCCTACGTGCTTACGGACGACGGCGGCACTCCGGATGTTGTCCTGATCGGCTCCGGCTCCGAGGTTTCCCTCGTCCTCGAC
This genomic interval from Candidatus Zymogenus saltonus contains the following:
- the tkt gene encoding transketolase produces the protein MVKGDFETACINTIRLLSVDAVERAKSGHPGMPMGAAAMAYTLFTKFLKFNPKDPGWPGRDRFILSAGHGSMLLYSLLYLLGYDISLDDIKDFRQYGSKTPGHPEHGHTPGVEMTTGPLGQGFASGVGMAIALRHLAARYNKKDFKPVNDSVFAIVGDGDLMEGISSEAASLAGHLGLSNIVYLYDDNKISIEGSTKITFTEDVTERFNAYGWRVFTVQDGNNVKNIATAIKKAIKEGEKPSLIRIRTHIGFGSPNKVDSESAHGSPLGEEEAVKTKENLGWPTEPQFYVPDGVKEFFEGVGKRGELLNDKWSALMNEYSRRYPDEGRELSDIFDGKLPKGWEKALEIEFEADKKIATRAASGRAINALSGVLPNMMGGSADLAPSNNTYMKEFPEFQKGSYGGRNIRFGVREHAMASALNGMALCGMVPYGGTFLIFADYMRPAIRLASLMGLGVIYVFTHDSIGVGEDGPTHQPIEHLASLRIIPNLTVIRPADAVETAEAWRLAIENRGGPTALILTRQGLPILDRKRFPKAAEIRKGAYVLTDDGGTPDVVLIGSGSEVSLVLDAAEMLKKEKVKIRVVNMASFDLFDAQGRAYREKVLPPGVLKIAVEAASPIGWDRYVGDDGKIMAINRFGASAPGNILFEKFGFTPGAVLKTVKKLLEK